The Desulfonatronum lacustre DSM 10312 region TGGTGCTTTCATCATCCGTCTTCCAGCGGTTCAACCCAACGGGCAGCGGTTCAATCCGACTGTCCGTCCGCGCGGCTGTTCGCCAAAGCAGATTGATGTCTTCTCGGCTGTAGGGCGTGTCGTAGGCCGGAGATACGACAAGTAGGTCAATGTCGCTCCAGCGATGAAAATCATTGCGGGCACGGGAGCCGTACATGACCCCGAAGCAGACTGGGATGCCGAGGCGAATCAGTTCTGTCAGGTAGTTTTTTACGGCAATTTGAGTTGATTCTTCAGGCATGAGGCTCAAGATGTTCCTCGTAAACTTCCAACATATCCCCCAGTACCTCTATCAGTGCAGAGAGTGGGTGATCAGCATCATCGCGGACGATGTCGAGAAGATGATGCAGCAGGCAAGTTGCCTGCTGGTATGTCAGCCCTGAAGAGTGTTCATTTTCCATTTTAAAGTATCCCCAACGGCGACCTCATGGTCATTGTGAACAGCAATCCCGCCTCCATGGCTGGTCCAAGGTCGACCAGGTTCGAATTCGGGGGCAGGTCGGCGCTGGTGGGTTCCAGGGTATCCGGGTTGAGAGTGAGGGTCAAAGATTTGCTTTCGTAGCGCAGGCCCTGGTGGGTGCGGGTC contains the following coding sequences:
- a CDS encoding nucleotidyltransferase domain-containing protein, with the translated sequence MPEESTQIAVKNYLTELIRLGIPVCFGVMYGSRARNDFHRWSDIDLLVVSPAYDTPYSREDINLLWRTAARTDSRIEPLPVGLNRWKTDDESTIIECARREGVQITV